The genomic segment CTTGCCATCCTCCAGAATCGGCACCGCCACCACCACAACGTGGGTGCCAAAGGCCGGATCGAAGGCGATGTCGCTCACGTAGGGATTGGGGACTTGCGACTTCACGACCGCCGCCCACCAGGGCGTTTTGCCGTAGTAATACTCAACCTGGGGAATGGAACTCACCACCAGCGCGCCGCGCGCATCCGTGACGAGAATCCCCACATAGTCCGATTTGCGGATGTCGTGCCAGCGGATGAGATAGTTCGTGACGATGCGGTTGATGAACAGCGGGAACTCGCTCCGCTTGTCGCGCTGCCGCCATCGCTGCTGCCAATCCTTGATGATCTCCTCGACGGCGCGGTCGTCCTTGCCCTCGTAGGTGCGATTCGATTCCGTGACGGCGGTGCGGAGAAAGGGCGTGGTGGCGAGCTGCTGCGCCTCGTTGATCCCGCGCGTGACGTGCATCTCGATGCGGCGCGAGGCTTCGACCGCCACTTCCTTGAAGCTGCCGCCGATGGTTTCGCGCAGCGCGCGCCGCTCTTCGAGATAGCTCAGGAACAGGGAGAGGCCAAGGGGGAGCAGACCGACCATCACGATGGCCGTGATGATCTTATGCTGGAGACTGTGAGACCGACTCCAGAATGCCATGAAGTGTGCCCATCCGGGCGCGCGATGATGTAACTGGGGCGCCCCGCCGTCACGGCGGGGCGCCCCGGAACGTGCCGTGCTAACCCCGCTTCATCATGCGTCCAGCCGCGCCAGGCCAGAGCAACAGCAGCGGGCTGGCGACAAACACCGACGAATAGGTCCCGAAAATCACGCCCCACAACAGCGCCAGCGAGAAATCGTGCAGCACTTCGCCGCCCGCCAGCGTCAAGGGGATCAACACCAGCACGACAGTCAAGCTGGTGACAATCGTGCGGCTCAACACCTGATTCACCGCGCCGTTGATCGTAGCCTCTTCCGACTCCCGCCGGCGCAGGCGGAGGTTTTCACGAATCCGGTCGAACACGACCACGGTGTCGGTCAGCGAATACCCGGCCAAGGTCAGGAGGGCCGTCACGACCAAGAGCGTAATTTCTTTATCCAGAACATAAAACGCCCCCAGGACCGCCAGCACGTCGTGGAACGTCGCCAGCGCCGCCGCCACGCCGAACCGCAGCTCGAAACGCATCGCAATGTACAGAATAATCCCGATGAACGAGATGACCACGGCGATCAGCGCATCTTCCTGCAGCTTCTTCCCGATCGTCGGCCCGATCTCAGTCGAGGCATCGACGACGAACTTGTTGGTCGGGAAGTCTTTCGTAAACACGGCCATCACCCGTTCGGCGGTCTTTTCTTCGATGGTTGTGGAGGCTTTCACACGGACCAGCAGCTTGTTCTCCTGCCCGAACTCTTGCAGTTCGGCATTGTTCACCCCGTTCGCATCCAGCGCGCGGCGCGCTTCGTCGATCCGAATGGGCTGCTCGAACTTGAGCTGCACGGCAGTGCCGCCGGCGAAATCGATGCCGAGATTGGCTGCGCCTCGGCTGATCTGCACGACCGCGACCAGCCCCAGCAACACCATGATGCCGGAAAAGAGAAACGCGATCTTGCGCTTCCCCATGAAATCAAAATTGGTTTTCCCCAGGATCTCTAACATGAATACACTCCTCTGCTGGCAAGGGGCGCGGGGCTAGAGGCTAGGTGACACGTTTTCTCCGACCTTGCCTCTCGCCTCATGCCTCAAGCCCTTTCTCGTTTAGATGCTGAGAGTCTCGACTTTAGGCCGCTGGTTGAGGACATCGAAGATGACCTTCGTGCCCACCAAGGCCGTAAACAGGTTAATGGCAATGCCCAGACACAGGGTGACGGCAAATCCCTTGATCGGACCCGTGCCGAACAGGAACAAGGCGACCCCCGTGATCAGCGTCGTGACGTGCGAGTCGATGATCGTCAGCAAGGCCTTGTTGTACCCGCCGTCCACTGCCAGGCGGACCCCTTTGCCCTGGCGCAACTCTTCACGAATGCGTTCAAAAATCAGCACGTTGGAATCGACCCCCATGCCGATCGTCAACACAATACCGGCGATGCCCGGCAAGGTGAGCGTGGCATTCAACGCCGACAGCGCCCCCAGCAGACACACGAGATTCAGCACCAGGGCGAAATCCGCGATCGCGCCGGACAGGCGGTAATAGACGATCATGAAGACCACGACCATGGCGCCGGCAAAGAGCGTCGATTGCACGCCCTTGTCGATGGAATCCTGGCCGAGCGACGGGCCGACCGTCAGGTCTTGAATGATTTTGAGCGGCGCCGGCAGCGCGCCCGCGCGCAGGACGATCGCCAGGTCGCTGGCCTCCTGCGTGCTGAAGGTGCCGGTGATCTGCGCCCGTCCGCCGGTGATGCGCTCTTGAATCACTGGAGCGGAATAGATCGTATTGTCGAGCACCACGGCCATCCGCTTCTTCACGTTCTCGCCGGTAATGCGCTCGAATTCACGTCCGCCTTTTCCGTCGAACGTAATGGACACGTAGGGATCGTTGAACTGGCCGATCGACACGCGGGCATCGCTCAACACATCGCCGGTCAGCATGACCCGCTTCTTCACGAGATAGGGAACCCGGAACTCCCGTCCGGTCTCTTTCTCAAACACCCGCTCGAAAAGGATCTGATCGCCCTCGGGGATTTTGGCCTCGAACTGCCTGACGGTCTCGGCCTCTTTTTCCTTCGGGATACGGGCCGGGAAATCCATCTTCATCTGGTTGTCTTCGTCGAGCATCTTGAACTCGAGCAAGGCGGTTTCCTTGATGAGATCCTTCGCCCGCTTCGGCTCTTTGACGCCCGGCAATTGCACGACGATCTGCTTGAGCCCCTGACGCTGGACCAGCGGTTCCGACACGCCGAACTGATCGATGCGGTTCCGGATGGTTTCCAGGGCCTGATTGATCGCGGAATCCTTGATGCGCTTGATTTCGGTGTCGCGCAGCTCCCAGACGACCATATTGGCCGAACCAGCCGCCTCGACCTCGAAGAACGTCGGGTAGTCCTCAAGCAGCTTCTGCACCTGCGCCTTCAGTTCCCCGTTGGCAAACTGAATGGTGACCTGCTGCGGCGCCGTCCGCTTGACCGATTCAGCCGGAATCTTCTTATCGACCAGCACGTCTTGGAGGGAATTGACGGACCGATCGACGGCAATTTCCACCGCGCGATCCTCATCGACCTCCATCACCATGTGAATGCCGCCCTGGAGATCCAGCCCCAGCGTAATGCCCTTGTCCGGCAACACCTTGCGCGCCCAATCAGGCAACGCCTGATAGAGCGGCTTGTATGACGGCAAGAAAAACACGACCGACAGCACCACCACCAACGCGAGTACCGCAAACCGCCCGCTCACTTTTTTCATGTCCCCGCCACCCTCTCTTGTCTTGGACTCAGCTACTCTTTGTCGTCGTCATCCGCGCGCAACTTGGCAATATGCTCTTTTTGAATCTTGATCTTCGTGTTGTCGGCCACCTGCAGCGTCACGGTCTCCTTCCCGAGATTCGTGATCGTGCCCCAAATGCCGGACGCCGTGATGATCTTGTCGCCCTTTTTCAAATCATCCAGCATCGCCTTCTGCGCCTTCTGCCGCTTCTGCTGCGGCAAAATGAGCAGGAAATAAAAAATGACAAAAATCAGGACGAACGGCACCAGCGACAGCAAGGTCCCCGAATTGGACCCTCCGCCGCCGCCAAGCCCCTGCGCCCATGCTACTGACGCCATCACCATGTCGCTGCACTCCTTTTGCTCGGGTCTTAATCCAGCCCGGTCCGGCGGTCATCGTCAGCGCTCTCCCGCGCGTCTCCAGCCGGCGCCACCTCGGCGCGCGCCCGGTAAAACTCGTCGCGCAACGCGAGAAACGTCCCGCGCTCGATCGACGACCGAATCCGCTGCATGAGATCCGCAAAATACCAGAGGTTATGGATGGTATTCAGCCTCGATCCCAGCATTTCTTTCACGTTGAACAAGTGATGCAAATAGGCCCGCGAGTACCGTTTGCAAACCGGGCATCCGCAATCGGGATCGATGGGCCGTTCATCGCGCGTATACTGCGCCTGCTTGATCGACACCCGGCCAAAGCCGGTGAACAGCCAGCCGGTCCGGCCATGCCGGGACGGCACCACGCAATCGAACAAATCGACGCCGCGCGCCACGCCTTCGATCAGATCTTCGGGCAGGCCGACCCCCATGAGATACCGTGGCTTGGTCTCCGGCAGTTCGGGCGCCGTGACGTCCAGCATGGCATACATATCCGCCTTGCTCTCCCCGACTGACAGCCCGCCGATGGCATACCCTTCAAAGTCGAGCGCGACCAGCTCCTGCGCCGAGCGCCGTCTTAAATCTGCTTCCAGGCCGCCTTGCACGATGCCGAAGAGGGATTGATCGGCCCGCCGGCGGCTCCCTTGGCAGCGCTTGGCCCATTCGGTGGTCCGGCGCACGCCCTCTTGAATCGCCTCGCGCGAGGCCGGCAAGGCCACACATTGATCGAACGCCATGATGATATCGGCGCCGAGCGCCTCTTCGATCTCGATCGCGGTTTCCGGCGTGATGAAATGCGTCGAGCCGTCGATATGCGACTGGAATGTCACGCCGTCATCGGTGATCTTGCACAGTTTCGCGAGACTGAAGATTTGAAACCCGCCGCTGTCCGTCAGAATCGCGCCGGGCCATCCGGTGAAGGCATGCAGTCCGCCCAATTCCGCGACCACTTTGTGCCCGGGCCGGAGGTACAAATGATAGGCATTGTTGAGCATCAGCCGAAAACCCAGGTTCTGCAAATCGTCCGGCTCCAGCCCCTTGACCGGGCCCAACGACCCTACCGGCATGAACGCAGGCGTGTCGATCACGCCCCGCGCCGTGCGCAGCTGGCCGAGCCGTGCCTTCGTCTGCCGGTCCTGCTGCCTGAGCGTAAACTGAATCATGCCGTACTCGC from the Nitrospira sp. genome contains:
- the yajC gene encoding preprotein translocase subunit YajC, which produces MVMASVAWAQGLGGGGGSNSGTLLSLVPFVLIFVIFYFLLILPQQKRQKAQKAMLDDLKKGDKIITASGIWGTITNLGKETVTLQVADNTKIKIQKEHIAKLRADDDDKE
- the secD gene encoding protein translocase subunit SecD; this encodes MKKVSGRFAVLALVVVLSVVFFLPSYKPLYQALPDWARKVLPDKGITLGLDLQGGIHMVMEVDEDRAVEIAVDRSVNSLQDVLVDKKIPAESVKRTAPQQVTIQFANGELKAQVQKLLEDYPTFFEVEAAGSANMVVWELRDTEIKRIKDSAINQALETIRNRIDQFGVSEPLVQRQGLKQIVVQLPGVKEPKRAKDLIKETALLEFKMLDEDNQMKMDFPARIPKEKEAETVRQFEAKIPEGDQILFERVFEKETGREFRVPYLVKKRVMLTGDVLSDARVSIGQFNDPYVSITFDGKGGREFERITGENVKKRMAVVLDNTIYSAPVIQERITGGRAQITGTFSTQEASDLAIVLRAGALPAPLKIIQDLTVGPSLGQDSIDKGVQSTLFAGAMVVVFMIVYYRLSGAIADFALVLNLVCLLGALSALNATLTLPGIAGIVLTIGMGVDSNVLIFERIREELRQGKGVRLAVDGGYNKALLTIIDSHVTTLITGVALFLFGTGPIKGFAVTLCLGIAINLFTALVGTKVIFDVLNQRPKVETLSI
- the tgt gene encoding tRNA guanosine(34) transglycosylase Tgt; this translates as MIQFTLRQQDRQTKARLGQLRTARGVIDTPAFMPVGSLGPVKGLEPDDLQNLGFRLMLNNAYHLYLRPGHKVVAELGGLHAFTGWPGAILTDSGGFQIFSLAKLCKITDDGVTFQSHIDGSTHFITPETAIEIEEALGADIIMAFDQCVALPASREAIQEGVRRTTEWAKRCQGSRRRADQSLFGIVQGGLEADLRRRSAQELVALDFEGYAIGGLSVGESKADMYAMLDVTAPELPETKPRYLMGVGLPEDLIEGVARGVDLFDCVVPSRHGRTGWLFTGFGRVSIKQAQYTRDERPIDPDCGCPVCKRYSRAYLHHLFNVKEMLGSRLNTIHNLWYFADLMQRIRSSIERGTFLALRDEFYRARAEVAPAGDARESADDDRRTGLD
- the secF gene encoding protein translocase subunit SecF encodes the protein MLEILGKTNFDFMGKRKIAFLFSGIMVLLGLVAVVQISRGAANLGIDFAGGTAVQLKFEQPIRIDEARRALDANGVNNAELQEFGQENKLLVRVKASTTIEEKTAERVMAVFTKDFPTNKFVVDASTEIGPTIGKKLQEDALIAVVISFIGIILYIAMRFELRFGVAAALATFHDVLAVLGAFYVLDKEITLLVVTALLTLAGYSLTDTVVVFDRIRENLRLRRRESEEATINGAVNQVLSRTIVTSLTVVLVLIPLTLAGGEVLHDFSLALLWGVIFGTYSSVFVASPLLLLWPGAAGRMMKRG